The Geoglobus acetivorans genome window below encodes:
- a CDS encoding ERCC4 domain-containing protein, with product MEYISHPMVKPKTVERRGYQLSLAASALLKNTLIVLPTGLGKTVVALLVIASRLLNEDGKILFLAPTKPLVEQHAKFLKATLKIGENSIVSLSGEMLPEKRPDVYKISKIVVSTPQVIENDIIAGRLDLEDFVLAIFDEAHRAVGNYSYVFIAKEFRNRSRKPLILAITASPGSDPERIREVIRNLYIENLEIKTEYDPDVRPYVSERDIEWIKVNIPPEMDSVRKSFERALELRYRRFERLGLEIDLKGLSKKEMLGLQEALQTQAGESGEQVYFEALSILAEIMKIQHAIELIETQGLEALKKYLKRLFREAKGRGSRASKSLFEDPVFREAMIKAMKINIEHPKVKKLLEILKGQLKNNPESRIIIFTNFRDTADKITEILREKGFRAEKFIGQANREDDRGMSQKKQIEVLDSFRAGEINVLVSTSVGEEGLDIPATDLVIFYEAVPSEIRAIQRKGRTGRGREGRIAVLITRGTRDEAYYWASVRKEKMMYNMLYRIKDELAERKSEESLARYIDYEEDQRVTIFADSREMRSSVVKKLRDRGVKIEIKSLEVADYVLSERVAVERKTAEDFVNSLIGKERLFSQLINLKKSYQRPLLIIEGENLYGRRMVSPAAIRGAIASITVDFGIPVIFTRNEDETAEFLTAIAKREQEIKKREISLHADKTKRSLREELEYVVSAIPDVGPVIAKNLLSHFRTLKNLANADVEELKKVPKVGDKTAEKIWSFFNAKYDEEG from the coding sequence ATGGAATACATCTCACACCCAATGGTAAAACCAAAGACTGTTGAAAGAAGAGGATACCAGCTTTCTCTTGCTGCGTCAGCACTTCTCAAAAACACGCTGATCGTGCTGCCCACCGGACTTGGCAAAACAGTTGTGGCGCTGCTTGTAATAGCTTCAAGGCTGCTGAACGAGGATGGAAAAATACTCTTTCTCGCACCAACAAAACCACTGGTTGAGCAGCATGCCAAATTCCTGAAAGCAACCCTGAAAATAGGTGAGAATAGCATCGTCTCGCTCAGCGGCGAGATGCTTCCCGAAAAAAGGCCAGATGTTTATAAAATCTCAAAAATTGTTGTATCCACCCCTCAGGTCATTGAAAATGATATCATAGCCGGAAGACTGGACCTCGAGGATTTCGTGCTTGCCATATTTGATGAGGCTCATCGGGCGGTTGGAAACTACTCTTACGTTTTCATAGCAAAGGAGTTCAGGAATAGATCAAGGAAACCGCTAATACTCGCAATCACCGCTTCACCGGGAAGCGATCCTGAAAGAATCAGAGAAGTCATCAGAAACCTGTACATTGAAAATCTCGAAATAAAAACTGAATACGACCCGGACGTGAGGCCCTATGTTTCCGAGAGGGATATCGAGTGGATTAAAGTCAACATACCCCCCGAGATGGACAGTGTTAGAAAAAGCTTTGAAAGAGCGCTTGAACTGAGATACAGAAGGTTCGAACGTCTCGGGCTTGAAATAGATCTGAAAGGTCTATCCAAAAAAGAGATGCTCGGTTTGCAGGAGGCACTTCAAACCCAGGCAGGGGAGAGCGGAGAGCAGGTTTATTTTGAGGCACTGTCAATTCTCGCTGAAATAATGAAAATACAGCACGCCATTGAGCTGATTGAAACTCAGGGACTGGAAGCTCTGAAAAAATATCTGAAAAGACTGTTCAGGGAGGCAAAGGGCAGAGGGAGCAGAGCCTCGAAATCACTTTTCGAGGACCCTGTTTTCAGAGAGGCCATGATCAAAGCCATGAAGATAAACATCGAACATCCGAAGGTAAAAAAACTGCTTGAAATTCTAAAAGGACAGCTCAAGAACAATCCCGAATCCAGGATTATCATCTTCACCAACTTCAGAGATACCGCAGACAAAATTACAGAGATACTGAGAGAAAAAGGCTTTCGGGCAGAAAAATTCATAGGCCAGGCCAACAGAGAGGACGACAGAGGAATGAGCCAGAAAAAACAGATTGAAGTTCTGGACTCTTTCAGAGCTGGTGAAATCAATGTCCTGGTATCCACCAGCGTTGGAGAAGAGGGGCTTGACATACCTGCCACGGATCTGGTCATCTTTTACGAGGCAGTTCCTTCAGAGATAAGAGCGATACAGAGAAAGGGCAGAACGGGCAGAGGAAGAGAGGGAAGAATTGCAGTCCTCATAACCAGGGGGACGAGAGATGAAGCGTATTACTGGGCGAGCGTTAGAAAGGAAAAAATGATGTACAACATGCTTTACAGAATAAAAGACGAGCTCGCAGAGAGAAAGAGTGAGGAGAGCTTAGCAAGATACATAGACTATGAAGAAGATCAGAGAGTGACCATATTTGCGGACAGCAGGGAGATGAGATCTTCAGTTGTCAAGAAACTGAGAGACAGAGGAGTGAAAATCGAAATAAAGAGCCTTGAAGTCGCAGATTATGTTCTGAGCGAGAGAGTTGCGGTAGAGAGAAAAACCGCAGAGGATTTTGTGAATAGCCTGATTGGAAAGGAAAGACTGTTTTCCCAGCTGATAAACCTCAAAAAAAGTTATCAGAGGCCACTTCTGATTATAGAAGGCGAAAACCTCTACGGAAGACGTATGGTCAGTCCTGCCGCCATAAGGGGGGCGATAGCGAGCATAACGGTGGATTTCGGTATTCCGGTAATTTTCACAAGAAACGAGGACGAAACTGCAGAATTTCTAACTGCAATTGCAAAAAGAGAGCAGGAAATTAAGAAAAGGGAAATCAGCCTGCATGCGGATAAAACTAAAAGGAGTCTGAGAGAGGAGCTTGAATACGTGGTCTCAGCCATCCCGGATGTCGGGCCGGTGATTGCTAAAAATCTGCTCAGCCACTTCAGGACTTTGAAAAACCTGGCCAACGCTGATGTGGAAGAGCTGAAAAAAGTGCCGAAGGTGGGAGATAAGACAGCCGAAAAA